Proteins found in one Phocoena sinus isolate mPhoSin1 chromosome 5, mPhoSin1.pri, whole genome shotgun sequence genomic segment:
- the PCDH7 gene encoding protocadherin-7 isoform X4, with amino-acid sequence MLRMRTMGWARAWCLGCCLLLPLSVSLAAAKQLLRYRLAEEGPADVRIGNVASDLGIVTGSGEVTFSLESGSEYLKIDNLTGELSTSERRIDREKLPQCQMIFDENECFLDFEVSVIGPSQSWVDLFEGRVIVLDINDNTPTFPSPVLTLTVEENRPVGTLYLLPTATDRDFGRNGIERYELLQEPGGGSSGGEGRRAGPADSAPYSGGGGNGASGGGPGGSKRRLDAPEGGGGTSTGGRSSVFELQVADTPDGEKQPQLIVKGALDREQRDSYELTLRVRDGGDPPRSSQAILRVLITDVNDNSPRFEKSVYEADLAENSAPGTPILQLRAADLDVGVNGQIEYVFGAATESVRRLLRLDETSGWLSVLHRIDREEVNQLRFTVMARDRGQPPKTDKATVVLNIKDENDNVPSIEIRKIGRIPLKDGVANVAEDVLVDTPIALVQVSDRDQGENGVVTCTVVGDVPFQLKPASDTEGDQNKKKYFLHTSAPLDYETTREFNVVIVAVDSGSPSLSSNNSLIVKVGDTNDNPPVFGQSVVEVYFPENNIPGERVATVLATDADSGKNAEIAYSLDSSVMGIFAIDPDSGDILVNTVLDREQTDRYEFKVNAKDKGIPVLQGSTTVIVQVADKNDNDPKFMQDVFTFYVKENLQPNSPVGMVTVMDADKGRNAEMSLYIEENSNIFSIENDTGTIYSTMSFDREHQTTYTFRVKAVDGGDPPRSATATVSLFVMDENDNAPTVTLPRNVSYTLLPPSSNVRTVVATVLATDSDDGINADLNYSIVGGNPFKLFEIDSTSGVVSLVGKLTQKHYGLHRLVVQVNDSGQPSQSTTTLVHVFVNESVSNATVIDSQIARSLHTPLTQDIAGDPSYEISKQRLSIVIGVVAGIMTVILIILIVVMARYCRSKNKNGYEAGKKDHEDFFTPQQHDKSKKPKKDKRNKKSKQPLYSSIVTVEASKPNGQRYDSVNEKLSDSPSMGRYRSVNGGPGSPDLARHYKSSSPLPTVQLHPQSPTAGKKHQAVQDLPPANTFVGAGDNISIGSDHCSEYSCQTNNKYSKQVDTVQTTKPPGHIEESCKMNVCARK; translated from the coding sequence aTGCTGAGGATGCGGACCATGGGATGGGCGCGCGCCTGGTGCCTGGGCTGCTGTCTCCTCTTGCCGCTCTCGGTAAGCCTGGCGGCCGCCAAGCAACTCCTCCGGTACCGACTGGCCGAGGAGGGCCCAGCAGACGTCCGCATCGGCAACGTCGCTTCGGACTTGGGCATCGTGACCGGCTCCGGTGAGGTGACTTTCAGCCTCGAGTCGGGCTCGGAGTACCTGAAGATCGACAACCTCACCGGCGAGCTGAGTACCAGCGAGCGGCGCATCGACCGCGAGAAGCTACCCCAGTGTCAGATGATCTTCGACGAAAACgagtgcttcctggactttgagGTGTCGGTGATCGGGCCCTCGCAGAGCTGGGTGGACCTGTTCGAGGGTCGGGTCATCGTGCTCGACATCAACGACAACACGCCCACCTTCCCGTCGCCCGTGCTCACGCTCACGGTGGAGGAGAACCGGCCAGTGGGCACTCTCTACCTGCTGCCCACTGCCACCGATCGTGATTTCGGCCGCAACGGCATCGAACGCTACGAGCTGCTCCAGGAGCCCGGgggcggcagcagcggcggcgAGGGCCGGCGCGCCGGGCCTGCAGACAGCGCCCCCTACTCCGGGGGCGGCGGGAACGGCGCGAGCGGCGGCGGCCCGGGTGGTTCCAAGAGGCGGCTGGACGCGCCAGAGGGCGGCGGCGGGACCAGCACCGGCGGCCGCAGCAGCGTGTTCGAACTGCAGGTGGCTGACACCCCGGATGGCGAAAAGCAGCCGCAGCTGATCGTGAAGGGGGCGCTGGACCGCGAACAGCGAGACTCCTACGAGTTGACCCTGCGTGTACGCGACGGTGGCGACCCGCCTCGCTCCTCCCAGGCCATCCTGCGGGTGCTCATCACAGACGTGAACGACAACAGTCCCCGCTTCGAGAAGAGCGTGTACGAGGCTGACCTGGCGGAGAACAGCGCCCCGGGGACCCCCATCCTGCAGCTGCGTGCCGCCGACCTGGACGTGGGGGTCAACGGGCAGATCGAGTACGTGTTCGGGGCGGCTACCGAGTCCGTGCGGCGCCTGCTGCGCCTCGACGAGACGTCCGGCTGGCTCAGTGTCCTGCACCGTATCGACCGCGAGGAAGTGAACCAGCTGCGCTTCACCGTTATGGCCCGCGATCGCGGGCAGCCCCCCAAGACCGACAAGGCCACGGTGGTCCTTAATATCAAGGACGAGAACGACAATGTGCCGTCCATTGAAATCCGCAAGATCGGGCGTATCCCACTAAAGGACGGGGTGGCCAACGTGGCCGAGGACGTTCTGGTCGACACCCCCATCGCCCTGGTACAGGTGTCTGACCGAGACCAAGGCGAGAACGGAGTGGTCACCTGCACCGTGGTGGGCGATGTGCCCTTCCAACTCAAGCCGGCCAGTGACACAGAGGGCGACCAGAACAAGAAGAAGTACTTCCTGCACACCTCGGCCCCTTTGGACTATGAGACCACCCGGGAGTTCAACGTGGTCATAGTGGCGGTGGACTCGGGCAGTCCCAGCCTCTCCAGCAACAACTCCCTGATTGTCAAGGTGGGAGACACCAATGACAACCCGCCCGTCTTCGGTCAGTCGGTGGTGGAGGTATATTTTCCCGAGAACAACATCCCTGGCGAGAGGGTAGCCACGGTGCTGGCGACAGACGCAGACAGCGGGAAAAACGCTGAAATCGCCTACTCGCTGGACTCTTCCGTGATGGGGATCTTTGCCATCGACCCCGATTCTGGGGACATCCTCGTCAATACGGTGCTGGACCGCGAGCAGACTGACAGGTATGAGTTTAAAGTTAACGCCAAAGACAAAGGCATCCCGGTGCTACAGGGCAGCACCACAGTGATTGTGCAGGTGGCTGACAAGAATGACAATGACCCTAAGTTTATGCAGGACGTCTTTACCTTTTATGTGAAAGAAAATTTGCAGCCCAACAGTCCCGTGGGAATGGTCACAGTGATGGATGCTGACAAGGGGCGCAATGCGGAGATGAGTCTGTACATAGAGGAGAACAGTAAcattttttccattgaaaatgaCACGGGGACCATTTACTCCACAATGTCTTTTGACCGGGAACATCAGACCACATACACATTCAGAGTCAAGGCTGTGGATGGGGGAGATCCTCCCAGATCCGCAACAGCTACAGTCTCTCTCTTTGTGATGGATGAGAATGACAATGCCCCCACAGTTACCCTTCCCAGAAACGTTTCCTACACTTTACTGCCACCTTCAAGTAATGTCAGGACAGTAGTAGCTACGGTGTTGGCAACAGACAGCGATGATGGCATCAATGCAGACCTTAACTACAGCATTGTGGGAGGGAATCCCTTCAAGCTGTTTGAGATTGATTCCACCAGTGGTGTGGTTTCCTTAGTGGGAAAACTCACCCAAAAGCATTATGGCTTGCACAGATTGGTGGTGCAAGTGAATGATAGTGGGCAGCCTTCCCAGTCTACCACGACTCTGGTGCATGTGTTTGTCAATGAAAGTGTTTCTAATGCAACTGTGATTGACTCCCAGATAGCCAGAAGTTTGCACACCCCACTCACCCAGGATATAGCCGGTGACCCAAGCTATGAAATAAGCAAACAGAGACTCAGTATTGTCATTGGGGTTGTTGCTGGAATTATGACGGTGATTCTAATCATCTTAATTGTAGTGATGGCAAGATATTGCCggtccaaaaataaaaatggctatGAAGCCGGCAAAAAAGATCACGAAGACTTTTTTACACCGCAACAGCATGACAAATCTAAAAAGCCTAAAAAggacaagagaaacaaaaaatctaAGCAGCCTCTCTACAGCAGCATTGTCACTGTAGAAGCTTCTAAACCAAATGGACAGAGGTATGATAGTGTCAATGAGAAGCTGTCAGACAGCCCAAGCATGGGCCGATACCGATCAGTTAACGGTGGGCCTGGCAGTCCTGACCTGGCCAGGCATTACAAATCTAGTTCCCCATTGCCTACTGTCCAGCTTCACCCCCAATCACCAACTGCAGGAAAAAAACACCAGGCCGTACAAGATCTACCACCAGCTAACACATTTGTGGGAGCAGGAGACAACATTTCAATTGGATCAGATCACTGCTCTGAGTACAGCTGTCAAACCAATAACAAGTACAGCAAACAG
- the PCDH7 gene encoding protocadherin-7 isoform X5 yields the protein MLRMRTMGWARAWCLGCCLLLPLSVSLAAAKQLLRYRLAEEGPADVRIGNVASDLGIVTGSGEVTFSLESGSEYLKIDNLTGELSTSERRIDREKLPQCQMIFDENECFLDFEVSVIGPSQSWVDLFEGRVIVLDINDNTPTFPSPVLTLTVEENRPVGTLYLLPTATDRDFGRNGIERYELLQEPGGGSSGGEGRRAGPADSAPYSGGGGNGASGGGPGGSKRRLDAPEGGGGTSTGGRSSVFELQVADTPDGEKQPQLIVKGALDREQRDSYELTLRVRDGGDPPRSSQAILRVLITDVNDNSPRFEKSVYEADLAENSAPGTPILQLRAADLDVGVNGQIEYVFGAATESVRRLLRLDETSGWLSVLHRIDREEVNQLRFTVMARDRGQPPKTDKATVVLNIKDENDNVPSIEIRKIGRIPLKDGVANVAEDVLVDTPIALVQVSDRDQGENGVVTCTVVGDVPFQLKPASDTEGDQNKKKYFLHTSAPLDYETTREFNVVIVAVDSGSPSLSSNNSLIVKVGDTNDNPPVFGQSVVEVYFPENNIPGERVATVLATDADSGKNAEIAYSLDSSVMGIFAIDPDSGDILVNTVLDREQTDRYEFKVNAKDKGIPVLQGSTTVIVQVADKNDNDPKFMQDVFTFYVKENLQPNSPVGMVTVMDADKGRNAEMSLYIEENSNIFSIENDTGTIYSTMSFDREHQTTYTFRVKAVDGGDPPRSATATVSLFVMDENDNAPTVTLPRNVSYTLLPPSSNVRTVVATVLATDSDDGINADLNYSIVGGNPFKLFEIDSTSGVVSLVGKLTQKHYGLHRLVVQVNDSGQPSQSTTTLVHVFVNESVSNATVIDSQIARSLHTPLTQDIAGDPSYEISKQRLSIVIGVVAGIMTVILIILIVVMARYCRSKNKNGYEAGKKDHEDFFTPQQHDKSKKPKKDKRNKKSKQPLYSSIVTVEASKPNGQRYDSVNEKLSDSPSMGRYRSVNGGPGSPDLARHYKSSSPLPTVQLHPQSPTAGKKHQAVQDLPPANTFVGAGDNISIGSDHCSEYSCQTNNKYSKQMRLHPYITVFG from the coding sequence aTGCTGAGGATGCGGACCATGGGATGGGCGCGCGCCTGGTGCCTGGGCTGCTGTCTCCTCTTGCCGCTCTCGGTAAGCCTGGCGGCCGCCAAGCAACTCCTCCGGTACCGACTGGCCGAGGAGGGCCCAGCAGACGTCCGCATCGGCAACGTCGCTTCGGACTTGGGCATCGTGACCGGCTCCGGTGAGGTGACTTTCAGCCTCGAGTCGGGCTCGGAGTACCTGAAGATCGACAACCTCACCGGCGAGCTGAGTACCAGCGAGCGGCGCATCGACCGCGAGAAGCTACCCCAGTGTCAGATGATCTTCGACGAAAACgagtgcttcctggactttgagGTGTCGGTGATCGGGCCCTCGCAGAGCTGGGTGGACCTGTTCGAGGGTCGGGTCATCGTGCTCGACATCAACGACAACACGCCCACCTTCCCGTCGCCCGTGCTCACGCTCACGGTGGAGGAGAACCGGCCAGTGGGCACTCTCTACCTGCTGCCCACTGCCACCGATCGTGATTTCGGCCGCAACGGCATCGAACGCTACGAGCTGCTCCAGGAGCCCGGgggcggcagcagcggcggcgAGGGCCGGCGCGCCGGGCCTGCAGACAGCGCCCCCTACTCCGGGGGCGGCGGGAACGGCGCGAGCGGCGGCGGCCCGGGTGGTTCCAAGAGGCGGCTGGACGCGCCAGAGGGCGGCGGCGGGACCAGCACCGGCGGCCGCAGCAGCGTGTTCGAACTGCAGGTGGCTGACACCCCGGATGGCGAAAAGCAGCCGCAGCTGATCGTGAAGGGGGCGCTGGACCGCGAACAGCGAGACTCCTACGAGTTGACCCTGCGTGTACGCGACGGTGGCGACCCGCCTCGCTCCTCCCAGGCCATCCTGCGGGTGCTCATCACAGACGTGAACGACAACAGTCCCCGCTTCGAGAAGAGCGTGTACGAGGCTGACCTGGCGGAGAACAGCGCCCCGGGGACCCCCATCCTGCAGCTGCGTGCCGCCGACCTGGACGTGGGGGTCAACGGGCAGATCGAGTACGTGTTCGGGGCGGCTACCGAGTCCGTGCGGCGCCTGCTGCGCCTCGACGAGACGTCCGGCTGGCTCAGTGTCCTGCACCGTATCGACCGCGAGGAAGTGAACCAGCTGCGCTTCACCGTTATGGCCCGCGATCGCGGGCAGCCCCCCAAGACCGACAAGGCCACGGTGGTCCTTAATATCAAGGACGAGAACGACAATGTGCCGTCCATTGAAATCCGCAAGATCGGGCGTATCCCACTAAAGGACGGGGTGGCCAACGTGGCCGAGGACGTTCTGGTCGACACCCCCATCGCCCTGGTACAGGTGTCTGACCGAGACCAAGGCGAGAACGGAGTGGTCACCTGCACCGTGGTGGGCGATGTGCCCTTCCAACTCAAGCCGGCCAGTGACACAGAGGGCGACCAGAACAAGAAGAAGTACTTCCTGCACACCTCGGCCCCTTTGGACTATGAGACCACCCGGGAGTTCAACGTGGTCATAGTGGCGGTGGACTCGGGCAGTCCCAGCCTCTCCAGCAACAACTCCCTGATTGTCAAGGTGGGAGACACCAATGACAACCCGCCCGTCTTCGGTCAGTCGGTGGTGGAGGTATATTTTCCCGAGAACAACATCCCTGGCGAGAGGGTAGCCACGGTGCTGGCGACAGACGCAGACAGCGGGAAAAACGCTGAAATCGCCTACTCGCTGGACTCTTCCGTGATGGGGATCTTTGCCATCGACCCCGATTCTGGGGACATCCTCGTCAATACGGTGCTGGACCGCGAGCAGACTGACAGGTATGAGTTTAAAGTTAACGCCAAAGACAAAGGCATCCCGGTGCTACAGGGCAGCACCACAGTGATTGTGCAGGTGGCTGACAAGAATGACAATGACCCTAAGTTTATGCAGGACGTCTTTACCTTTTATGTGAAAGAAAATTTGCAGCCCAACAGTCCCGTGGGAATGGTCACAGTGATGGATGCTGACAAGGGGCGCAATGCGGAGATGAGTCTGTACATAGAGGAGAACAGTAAcattttttccattgaaaatgaCACGGGGACCATTTACTCCACAATGTCTTTTGACCGGGAACATCAGACCACATACACATTCAGAGTCAAGGCTGTGGATGGGGGAGATCCTCCCAGATCCGCAACAGCTACAGTCTCTCTCTTTGTGATGGATGAGAATGACAATGCCCCCACAGTTACCCTTCCCAGAAACGTTTCCTACACTTTACTGCCACCTTCAAGTAATGTCAGGACAGTAGTAGCTACGGTGTTGGCAACAGACAGCGATGATGGCATCAATGCAGACCTTAACTACAGCATTGTGGGAGGGAATCCCTTCAAGCTGTTTGAGATTGATTCCACCAGTGGTGTGGTTTCCTTAGTGGGAAAACTCACCCAAAAGCATTATGGCTTGCACAGATTGGTGGTGCAAGTGAATGATAGTGGGCAGCCTTCCCAGTCTACCACGACTCTGGTGCATGTGTTTGTCAATGAAAGTGTTTCTAATGCAACTGTGATTGACTCCCAGATAGCCAGAAGTTTGCACACCCCACTCACCCAGGATATAGCCGGTGACCCAAGCTATGAAATAAGCAAACAGAGACTCAGTATTGTCATTGGGGTTGTTGCTGGAATTATGACGGTGATTCTAATCATCTTAATTGTAGTGATGGCAAGATATTGCCggtccaaaaataaaaatggctatGAAGCCGGCAAAAAAGATCACGAAGACTTTTTTACACCGCAACAGCATGACAAATCTAAAAAGCCTAAAAAggacaagagaaacaaaaaatctaAGCAGCCTCTCTACAGCAGCATTGTCACTGTAGAAGCTTCTAAACCAAATGGACAGAGGTATGATAGTGTCAATGAGAAGCTGTCAGACAGCCCAAGCATGGGCCGATACCGATCAGTTAACGGTGGGCCTGGCAGTCCTGACCTGGCCAGGCATTACAAATCTAGTTCCCCATTGCCTACTGTCCAGCTTCACCCCCAATCACCAACTGCAGGAAAAAAACACCAGGCCGTACAAGATCTACCACCAGCTAACACATTTGTGGGAGCAGGAGACAACATTTCAATTGGATCAGATCACTGCTCTGAGTACAGCTGTCAAACCAATAACAAGTACAGCAAACAG